The Aythya fuligula isolate bAytFul2 chromosome 7, bAytFul2.pri, whole genome shotgun sequence genome has a window encoding:
- the SMNDC1 gene encoding survival of motor neuron-related-splicing factor 30, protein MSEDLAKQLASYKAQLQQVEAALSGNAENEDLLKLKKDLQEVIELTKDLLSTQPSETLASSDSSASALPSHSWKVGDRCMAIWSEDGQCYEAEIEEIDEENGTAAVTFAGYGNAEVTPLFNLKPVEEGRKAKEDSGNKPMSKKEMIAQQREYKKKKALKKAQRIKELEQEREDQKVKWQQFNNRAYSKNKKGQVKRSIFASPESVTGKVGVGTCGIADKPMTQYQDTSKYNVRHLMPQ, encoded by the exons ATGTCGGAGGACCTGGCCAAGCAGCTGGCCAGCTACAAGGcgcagctgcagcaggtggaGGCCGCGCTGTCGGGGAACGCGGAGAACGAGGACCTGCTGAAGCTGAAGAAGGACTTGCAG gaAGTCATAGAATTAACCAAAGATCTCCTTTCGACACAACCTTCAGAAACTCTTGCAAGTTCTGAcagttctgcttctgctctgcccagccACTCCTGGAAGGTTGGGGACAGATGTATGGCAATATGGAGTGAAGATGGACA GTGTTATGAAGCTGAGATTGAAGAAATAGATGAGGAGAATGGAACAGCTGCAGTCACTTTTGCTGGATATGGCAATGCTGAAGTTACACCGCTGTTCAACCTCAAGCCTgtggaagagggaagaaaagcaaaagaggaCAGTGGCAACAAACCTATGTCCAA aaaagaGATGATAGCCCAGCAACGCgagtataaaaagaaaaaagctttgaaaaaagcTCAGAGAATTAAAGAACTTGAACAGGAACGAGAGGACCAGAAAGTCAAGTGGCAACAGTTCAACAACAGAGCatattctaaaaacaaaaaaggccaG gTGAAGAGGAGTATTTTTGCTTCTCCAGAGAGCGTAACCGGCAAGGTTGGAGTTGGAACATGTGGAATTGCAGACAAACCTATGACACAGTATCAAGATACCTCTAAATATAATGTCAGGCATTTGATGCCTCAGTAA